In Fragaria vesca subsp. vesca linkage group LG1, FraVesHawaii_1.0, whole genome shotgun sequence, the sequence ATAAGCTGAAGAAGAAGCTGAGACATGAAGAAAATGTTCATAGAGCTTTGGAGAGAGCTTTCACTAGACCATTAGGGGCTTTGCCTCGTCTTCCTCCGTATCTTCCTCCATATGTTAGTACAATTTTTGCACTGTTTGTTCAATCTGACTATCTGAGAAAATCCCAGATGAAAACTAGGCCAAAATTGATTATTGTTGATGAGTTGAGTTCACTTGGTTGTGTTATATAGTGATGTGAAGTGTTTGATTGTTTTGTTTCAGACATTAGAACTTCTGGCTGAAGTAGCTGTTTTGGAAGAGGAGGTTGTTAGGCTTGAAGAACAGGTTGTGAATTTTAGACAAGGTTTATACCAGCAAGCTGTGTATCTATCTTCAAAGAGGAATGTGGAAAATTTGAGTGAGTCTCCAATTGAGCTGGCCACCCCAATTAGAAGTTCTAAGCATCAGAGATCAAAATCTATGTCACATAATGAGTTCACATCAGTAATATCAGCCAGCAGGCCTAGTCAACCTTCTCTTGGTAGAAGTGCTTCTAGTCGAAAGCTACTGTCCACTGATATCACCTCCGGTAATTGCTCTAGTAGGCAAGTCAGTAATGGAAAACAAATCACCAGGAAGCCCATTTCATCCTGCACACCTATCTTAGAAGATGTGAGAGGGAAAGAGAATCGGTTGTGTACTAATGCTGTGAGGGATAAGCAATCACCTGACAAGAAAATTGCCAAAACTGTATCAACACCAGTGAAGAAAACTCCCACCAAACATGAATCCATGCCGAAGTGTTTGGATCCTTTGAAGTTAGAGGTACATTATACTAATTCTTTCTTAATTTTAACATATTGTGGACTGGTTATTCAGTTGTGTAACGTCTTTGATTGTACAGCTAGAGTGCAGGTTAGTAGACCAGGAAAAAGCACATGAGAGTTCATCTGGTTCTTCAGATGATAGGACAATGGATACAGATACCACTCCGAATAAAGTATCCGAGGAGATTGTAAAGTGCTTGTGTAGCATTTTTGTGAGGATGAGCACTTTGAAGGATAAAGTAGAGGAATTGGAGAATGGAGAGACGGGGTTTCGAGATCCTTATGAGATTGGTGTAGGATCGAGACCAATAGATGTTGGTCCCTATCAACATCTTTGTTCATTTGGTATTGGTTCAATTGATCTCAACAGAACAACAAGTGCATTGATGCTGATACACAGACTAAAGTGAGATATTATTAGCATGTTCAATATTATTGATCATGTATTAGCTGAGATTGTCTTTTAACTTTTCTTTCAACAACATCCAGGTCTCTACTTGAAAAGCTTGCTTCTGTGAACCTAGAGGGTCTAACTCATCAAGAGAAGCTTGCATTCTGGATTAACACTTACAATTCCTGCATGATGAAGGTACGTGATCTCTCTCTCCTCCTCCTCCTCTCTCTCTCTCTCTCTCTCTCTCTCTCTCTGTGTACACACTGTAACACACACAAACACAAACACATATACGTATCTATATATATGAAAAAAGTTGTCCCAAATACAATTTTACACACTTAATGTCCAAGACTTCGGGAAATTCTTTTTGAAAGTCTGCTTTTTCTTTACCTGGTGTAGCTAAACAACTGTTATACTGAAAACAGTTCCTCTTATAAATGCTGTAGGCTTTTCTGGAGCACGGGATACCTGAGACTCCTGAAATGGTTGTAGCACTAATGCAAAAGGTAAGGGTTGGTTTACAATATATGTCCAATGGTATATAGTCATTTAACTTTAACTTTACCCCTATACCAAATTCCATTCTTCAGTGTGCTAGCTGCTTCTTTTATTACTATATTGTTTGTAAATTGACTTTGTCTGTGTTTGTATTAAGGCAACAATAGCTGTTGGGGGACATTCTCTGAATCCAATTACAATTGAGCATTTCATTTTGAGATTGCCTTATCACTTAAAATTTGTAAGTAGATTCCACATTATTCTGTTCTTCGAGTTGACCAACTTTTCTCAAGTCTTTTGTGTTTTCTGATTCTTACATGCCAATTAAGTTTCAATTGTTTCTCCTGTTAAAACAGACATGTCCCAAAGCTGCAAAGAATGATGAGATGAAAGCTCGGAGCATATTCGGATTAGAGTGGTCTGAACCCTTGGTTACATTTGCACTTTCTTGTGGAAGCTGGTCCTCTCCTGCTGTAAGTTCATTTGTTTCAAATTTTATTTGATACTGTGGAGTTGGCAAACTCTGACATTATTGTGTATCTGGTTGGCAAACTCTGACATTATTGTGTATCTGTATCATCATTCGAATGTGACATGCATATCGCTGACTGAAGAACATATGAGGTTCATTTTTGAGTAAATCAGTACAATGCTGCTAGGCTTTCTGCAATTGATTGTTATACTTAATCATGCTGCATTAGATTTGCTAGTTAACATCCTTGAGATTTGGTCTATAAGTTTACTTTAGTTTATAGACATGCAAGTACTGATATGTCAAAATCTTGTTAAACAAAGGCGAGGGTGTACTCTGCAACTCATGTCGAAGAAGAGTTAGAAGCAGCGAAAAGGGACTATATACAGGCAGCAGTTGGATTTTCAAGTGAAAACAAGTTGATAATCCCCAAACTATTGGATTGGTATCTACTTGACTTTGCAAAGGATTTGGAGTCACTGGTTGATTGGATTTGCATGCAGCTACCAAATGAATTGAGAAATGAGGCAGTTAAAAGTCTTGAAAGAAGGGGAAGAGAGCCTTTTTCACAGTTGGTGCAAATAATGCCATACAATTTCAGTTTCAGGCTGCTCCTAAAGCGATGAAACATTTCATGTTTTTTTTTCTTTGATTCTTTAGTTTCCATAGTGAATATTGGATATGGTGGGTTTGTATATCAATATAGTAAACATGTGCAGGCACATATATGCAAGAACTTGTGGGCAGATTGATTGGTTTTCTCCCACATTAATTTTGAGCTTGTTCACTACAACTGGAAAGTTGAATTTGAAGATGAGCTGATCTTAGTCACTAAATCTGCTTCTTTTATTTTATCAATGTTTTTCAATCAATGAACCACAATTCTTTAGTGGTTTAAGAATGATAAGTACTACTAGATGAACCATATTTTTAGTTGTCTTTATTGTGCCTTCTGATGAGTACCAAATTTCATTTAATCAAAAAATATTTGATTAATTCTATTACAGAATGAATTACTTTTACCAACAAATTGCTGCATAAAACAAAAATTATCTGAACTACTTATACTGACAAAATGGCCACCAAATTCACAATGCCAACAAAAAGTCATCTGTCACTTCAGTTCTGTATGTCTATCTATGTGCATCTAAGGTCTATCTATGTCACTTCAGTTCATAATGCCAACAAAAATGTTGCTGTCATCATTTCTCTCATTATATTTAGGTTTAGGTAGGAGAAGAGAGTAGAGACTTCACATGAGAGAAGCTTTGAAATAAACTCACACTTGAAATTGTATCTCAGCATCTCTGAGTTGCTTGAAACTCATTTCTTTAGACCCCAACTCGAGTCTTTCATAGACACCCGCAGAGAACACACAAGAACTAGTGCATTACTCAATGCACGATTCTGTTACATTACCTTAAAAAATGTAGCGAAATTGATACGAAGTATATTAACGAAAAACTTCATTCGAGTGAGGGATTCCCGAACCCAAAGAACTTGTTTGACACCATTTCTCTTGTTATTTTGGGTTTTACCGTTTTATAGAGACTTCATACTTGTCTAGCACTTGATTGGCTTATCATTCTCAGAGTAAATATTAAACAAAAAACAAAGTTGTACACATAATTAAAAATGATCTAATTGCCACACCCAAATGAAAGAAAGAATAAATGTCAATTCCTCAAATCCAGGTTGGTACAAATTAGAATCACAAAACTGGAATATCCATGATTTTGCTATCACAATACAAGGGTGGATTATGAGGAAATTGACAAAAAAAAAAAATGGAACTATAAGGGATATAAATAATCACAAATGCATGACATCAGACTCAAATACAAATAGGTAGATGATACATTATATACCTCCTAATGGGCAGTGGTATTATCTCAGGAGTCGGTTGGCAAATCATTCTCCGAGTATGGCACAAACTACTTGAAGGTTGAAACGTACACAGGCCCTCTATAATGCTTGGAACCCAAGCCAAATAGTAAAAAATCCTATTGATGAGATTTAAACATCAACCGAACGGCGAAGGAACAGGCCCCGGCCCTGTAAGTGCATCTGATCTTTTGATGCTTCCCATACCGCAGATAATGCAACCAGGCGTTGCGAGAGCCGAAAATTTGGCCCCACAAAGGTCACAAACATCGTATCCAATGGTTGACAGACGACTAAGTGTGGCAGCACAGAACTGAGAAGGGTCTTCAAGAGGATCAATGGACTTGTTGGAAAGACCCCTTTGAACACACATGTCAACTAAGCTCCTTAGTTCATCCTGTTTACTTGGAGGTGCTTTCGACAGCAGGAGTTCAAGCATCTGTTTTGAATAAGCGTAATTCTGCACTTCCATATTCCTCTTGATAGCAGTTCGAATACAATTTATCCTGTGCTTTGCCAGAAGAGGCAAAGAACCCAGGTGGCGTGATAGTCTTGCCATCTCATCTTTTGCGCTAATTGCACTAGGGCCGTGGACTCTCTGAAGCCGCCCGATTTCCTGCAATGAACCCAAAATTAAGAAATGAATTATCTAGTGCTAATTAAAAGAAAATTCTTTTTGCTGACCACTACAAACAATCAAATAGGTAGTCCAAACCCACATATGGTGTCTGCCCTTGGTGTAAGGATGCAATATTATCTATGTACCAGAAAAGGTCTGTATAGTAATCATCAAAGGTCGGCCTCAAAGAACTCATTCCATCTATTTTACTAAGACCTTTAATATAATTATTATACCTGAAGAAGAGTGACTGCTATCTTGTATTGAGCACATATGGTGGCTTGTGCTTTTATATCAGCTCCGCGAGAGTTGTCCTTAGCTAATGCAAGAAAAGCTTCATCGAAGCAGGATAATGCATCCGAAAGTTGATTCTGCTCAAGGTGGGATACTCCAGTCTTAAAGCATGTAGTAGCAGCTGCACCACGGGGAACCTGTTACGAGGAAAGCAATAAAATAAAAGAGAATTAGCAAGGTGGGTTATTTAAGGGTTATTGTTGAATGCGTACATGCACAGATTCTGTATTACCTGTCCAGGACGCACAGCAGATGGAGGTGAAGGAGGCTGCCCGGAAGGTTTTCCATTATCAGCAGAATTCGGAATGCCAAGGGCACTAAGATCAAGAGGCTGAGTAGATATTGGAGGTTGAGCTGATTGAATCTGAGTCCGTTGCTGAATAGCAGCCTGGCGTGGGGCTTGTGGTGGAACCCCACCATCAGGAAGTCCATAGGACTCCAGTGGAACACCCTGTTGAGTAGCTTGAGGGGGAACACCACCATCAGGAAGATCAATATTGGGTTTGGGTGCATTGACCTGGTTAAATGTTTCCGTATTTCTTTCAACCCCCTGAGAAGCTTGCTCCATCCTTGAAAGATACGTTCCAGGAGGGGGCAGTGAGGCTGCAACTTGGAGGGACGGTATGGTATTTTGGAAAAAGTCCTCTGGAATTGGTCTAGCAGTCATTCCCACACCTGGTGCCGTAGGAGCTTGCTGTGATACAGTTGCAGGTTGTGTTAGTGCATCCATACCAAACAGATCACCAGGGGCAGAACCTACCCGGACATTTGGAAAACCACTATTGGCTGGTGGCTGGGATAATATCTGGCTAAGATCCTGAGATCCGGTCAATGACTTGGTTCTGCTAGGACGAGCCAACCCCTCACCAAGTTTGAATTGCTTTGTGGCTTCTTTGATCTTATCAAGATCCACTGTGGTAGAAGTAACAGGTTTGTCTCTTATCCGAATACGTAATTTTTTAGCTTTTGAAGTTCCCTCCTCATCACTGCTGCTACCATCAGCTGTACCATACATTGATTTCTTGAATTCTTCTTCTGCTTTAGCCTGTTCATCTGCCACAGTGGAACTGGCTACTTGTTTGGTAAGTGTTTCAAGACCCATCAACGAACCACCACCAGGCACTCCCTTGGACACATCAGATGCAGATTTCACAGAAGAGTCCTGAACTCCATTTGGCTTATTGTCACCACCTGCGGATTTGAAAGCTTTGACCAAGCTATCTTCCCTTACTTCTACGATGTTGCCTCGTCCTCTGATGGAACCCAAGTAAACACCAATATGATCAGCAATAATAGATGGGATGGGACCGTCATCAGTCCTCATGTATGGCATCACCTCGGCAGCCAGTTCCCACTGAGGTATTGCCTTCATGTTAGTTGGGGTTTTTATTTCCCAGTTCCCACCACCCCATTCAGGACCTTTTGGAACCATACTCTCAGCAGCGAAGTTAGCGAAAATGCCTTGAGTCCATCCAGTAGAGCGGACTCTTAAAATCCTCTCACAGTATCTCCTTAGTTCTGAATCAGTGCCATCTTCTTCCAATTTTTGAGCAAGACGACGCATGGCACTGGGGTTAAGGTGGCAGATAAACAGATCGAGCATACTTTCATAATCTGCTATAACTTCAAAGGTCTCTTTTGCACTATCAAACTGACCAAACCTGCAAATTTATCTGAAGTTAATGAACAAAAAGTAGCTTCAATAAAACCTAGTAACATGATATGCAGTAGAACTTTAGCCATGAGTACCTGGATAGAGCCTTATATTACTATTACATAATTCATTAACAGTACATGGACAAAAGGGTAATATAATTTTCAAAAAATCGTTTGCAGAATACAAAATTTGAAATGGAAATTTGTCATGGTTGCATACTTGATACATGCATAGCCCAACTGCCGGAACCGGTGGAACAAATGAGATGTTGGAGGACACCTTGGATAATCTCTAGAGCGCAGAAACTCATCTTTCAAAACAGATAAAGCAGTAGAAAAGCGGAGAGCTTTGATAGCATAGACACCACGCAACACCTATGTTATTCCACAAGTTTAGTAAACGAAACACTGATAACAAAATTTGATAAGCAACACATTGTTTTCTACTCACCTGTGTGAACTGTGGTCCTGCTTGTGATAATGAGACAGAAAGATCTCCACAAACAGGAGATCCTCTGGCAAGAATATCAAGAGACCTTGGAGTGATACGCAGGCTATCAAACCTTCATTCAAAAAGTAACACCGCATTCAAGTGCCCATATTCATTAAGGTGCAAGAAAAGAAACATGACGTAACAACTGTGTTACACAGCTATATGTCATTAGGTTTTAAAGTTTACAAGGCAAACTCCAAAAGATGGTAGCATTTGCATAGATTATGAAGATGATAAAAAGTTAAAAACCTTGATGTTATTTGATACAATATCTCTGGCAGGTCAAGCTTCTGCTCAAATCTTTCTTGCATTGTGGCAAATCCAATAAGAAGAGGTTCAAGGAGCCCAACAAGACAACTCTTAATCTCAACTCCCTTCTTTTGTCTGGGATTTATCTCTGTTGGGGTAGCAAGCAACAAGCGGTCATTCAGCGCACCAATCAAGACTGCAGAGAAACACAACATAATGAGTCAGAACTCAGAGGATAACAACGCGCCAACATGACCTGCAGCAAAACTGCATACCTGCATACGGCATACTGATAGAGAGTATAGTCCTCACTTTCCCATCCCAACCGAGCACACTAACTGCAGTTGTTGTAGAAAAGAGAAGCGCAGGCCCAACCCATAAAAGCGATCTAAAGTGATTAAAAGTCAAGGAACTCAAACAGTATGTAATCCTAAAATTTACTAAATACAATATTAAATATGAAAAGTATAAATTTTCAACACCTAGATGTTGAATAAGGATATTGAAGGAAGCCCTTTATCAAATCTTGCAGAACTTCCTGCCAGTATATCTAGATCTGCCGAAACTATAAGCACTCTTTGTGTAGTTAATATTCCTGCAACATAGCCCCTAAGAGTTTCTTGCCAGTGAACCTGTCAAATTTGAACAGCAGGATCTGTTAATAGATAACTAAAGTAGACTTCTAAAAAAAAGTTATTAATAATATTAATAATATTAAATATATATATATATATAAATTAATAGATTAAAATATCTGGCCCCTTCAATTGAATTGACTAGCATGAGTTCTGATTTCAAATATTTCCTCAGATCACCACACCTCACCCTCCCAACTAAAAGAACAAAACGACAGACAAATCAATTACTTAGGTACAAAGACATGAGAAATCAAAAGTTTATATCTGAGGGAGTAAAACTGGGTCCAAAATTTTTACTAGCCCCAGTGAAAAAATTTCACCATTCAACAATGGCCTTAAGTTTGTCCCATTGGGAGTAGTAACTAAGGAATTCTGGCAGGCTAGAAAGAGTTTTCCTAACCAGATATCCTCATTATTTTTCATTATTCGACAATAGTAATAATATTTAAGAGGTATATCAGCACCTGAAGTACAATTTCATTGAGTTTCAATTTGATTGACTTTCTTCCTTCATTTGTTGTTGCTATATAATGACCGCCAGCATTAGAAAGGCGGTATCCTTGAACCAGCTTTGCCAAGCCAATCTGATCCCCATGAGAAGCAAACATCAGAGTTGACTCTGCAATCAAATAGTATAGTTAGCATATAACTGTTGATAAGATAATAATTTATTTATTTATTTTATTTTATTTTTTTTCAAATGGTTTCAAATCCGTTATTCTATCTTCACGTACCTATTGGAGTGGAAAAGATTCGATCAACTTCAGTTTCGAACAAAAATTGCATCGGACCTTGGGGGGCACTGGTTTCGGTATTCATAGATTGGTTTTCATCAGCGAGTAGATTTTTTTCATTAGCTTCTGGAGTAGCCTTTCCAGGCAGGATATGTAAAGCCAGTCCAGTCTTATCATCATCAAGAATTGCAAACTGATTTTCGTTGGGGCCAATAAATGCTGCATCTCGACCTACAAACTCAAAGATGCAATTTGTGAGTGATTACTAGTCCTACATGCACGTACACATATTATAAAGAAAAAAAGGATGCTTCAGGAACAAACCTTTTATGGTGGTGCATTTACTATTTGCTGCCTGAGAATCAGAATTTTCAAAGTAAAGCACAACTTCATTTGTAGCACCACTAAATTCATACACAACAAGAAATATGTGCTGTTTTTTACTGTAGAACAGGTACTTTGGATGGTATTCCACGTTTGCAGGAACCTACAATAGAGGGGAAAAAAGAAGTTTAATACCACCAAAGACCAACCCCTCTTAGAAGATGAAAGGTAAAGAAGACGTCACATTATTTCGCATAATAACAAATCCTATTCTACATTACCGATGTATGAAGTCTCTTGTAGATACTATCTGCTCCAGAACACAGATTATATGCCATAAGGTTTGATCCATCTATACAAAAGGCTCTGACAGGATAATGAAGAACCCGATTCTCTTTACTGAAGAAATTCAGCTCCAGGTGAAACGGCTGCAGGTCGACTAAACTTGTCATACCCATTTTAAGCAACAGTAGTTAGATGAAACAAGTCTATGTCAGAAACACATTACCTGACATACAGGAGCATCCTTCAGATGATGCTTAGAATCTACAATAGTAATTAGAGGCAGCCGAGATATGGGGGCACTTTTGGCATGGCCTTCCATGAAATGCTACAGATAATGCAAAAAGATGAGTCAGCAAGTATTTTTTTAACAGGTAACCCAACAGAAAACTTGCTTAATCAGATCAAACATGAAGCTCTTAAAAAGCATTTAACACGGAAGAAGAGATGGCACAAAAGAAGCTAATTTTCGTTTCCACTAAGTTGCAGTCCAGCACATAACAGCCTGGACAATTCAAATTAATCTATGATCCACCCTGAAGACATACAAGGTATATCCAATACAAAAATTTCTGCTCTAGGTAAATTTTTAACACGGAAGTGACATACACTGTGGAGAAAAGCCTTCCGAGCAATGTCTGATATTGTAAGCTGACTGTGCCTGCCAGATATGAAAATTAATATAATCTGAATGAAAAAATATCAAAATAGTGTAAAGGAAGAAAAAAATTGTAACGACTTCAAGTCGAAAATGCCTCTTATCTATTTCAAGATAAATAATGCAAGATGTCAAGTCTGAGAAGGGAACCAAGCAAAGGAGTAAATTCATAACCAACAAGAGGTCAAGGAATGCAGCTTGTGTCATTATCAAAACTCAAAGAAGAAAAAGGTTAAACCAAAACTTATTCCATCAATATTGTCTGACAACAGTATCTCAACCTTAAGTGCTATGTTTTTTAATGACTAAAGAAGCTGATCTCTTTCTTTTTTTTTAGGTTAGAAGCTGATCTCTTTACTAGAAGGAATATCTTTGCATGTGTATTTGACAAAAGTTGACCATTTACAGCCATGACAAAGGGCCCTGAATACAACCAGATTAACTAATCACAAGAAATGGTCGGGATGATGAATCTGCTTCACAAAATGTTAATCTCACCCTTTCATATGATGTTCTTGTAATTGAGCTTGAAGTTGATGTTCAGCTAATATTCCAGATGATCCCAACGATGAAAGCTTTTCTTTCAAAACAGATGCTGCACAATAGTTTTATCATTAGCATTTGTGCCGACAGCAGGCAGCAGTAGAAAGAGCATATATGAAGTCTATTCAAAAATTAAAAGTTTGTAAGAAAAAAAAAGAAACTATCTTTGAAAAACTGTCAGGTTTACAGTGAAACCCAGCAGTTGGATAGCATATACACTGTAAGAGTACATGTACCATGCATACAATTCAATGGTGAATAAAGCTTGCACCCTAAAGAAGTCTACAGAGTGACCAAAGATATGTTCTGCTCATCAGTATCAAGAAACAAATGTTGCCTGAGGAAGAACTCGAAGAAGTATATAAACAAATACGGCAACCTAGGGATTCTTCCTTCATCCCTTCAATTTTAGCTAGAATACCACTAGAGAAGAGAAGAACAAGAAAGGACTACAACTGAAAAAGTAATGTGCTACAAATGACAAATAAAAGCATTGGTCTTTGATGTGCATATCTGCTTCTGAAGAATCACTAACCAGCAGACCTTCCATTCACTTTACGTAAATGGACTAGGATCCTCAACTCCTTTTTTCATAAAAGAAATCTTGGGAGTTTCAACTTTGAGTTTTATCCTTAACCCTAAACCCTCAAAGGAGAACCTTCTAACATGGTCTACTGTAAGGAATAAAAGTCGAGCAATTTAGATTTCCATAACTAAAAGTAGTAATAGAACATTACAAGAAACAGTCAGATATATGATCAAAATATAGCCTCAAACATAACATGCAGATATACTACTTGAATCCTGATGAATCTCTTTATTCTTGGTAACACCACATATACTCTAATTAATCTTGAAAATGTTCGCATGTAAACATCTGGATATAAGTTGTCACCGCACCAAATTACTAGATGATTCATAAAACCATAGCCTTTAAAAAGTAGCATTTTCCTCAGAATTTTGTGGACCTAAAGCTAGAAGAAATGATATAAATGACACGACAAAGAACAAAATTGCACTTGAGGAACATAATGAACTTTTTGCATTCGTTAACAAATAAAATTATAAACCCATGTAATAATGTTAACTCTTTCATTCACCTGAAGATCCTCTTGCCCCTTGCAAAACTGCGAACAGTTGTTTCCTTCCTTCCCTAGTGTATGCGGCTCTATTCTTCACATTGTCTGCACCTGCCATATTCTATAAGAGAGACATAATCTTCAAAATATGCACTTTTTGACATTTGCAACAAATGACTGTTATGAAAGTGGGCGCACTTAACTATGAACAAAAGTGCTGCCAGATTCAGTTTGGAGTGAACTTCTAATGTTTTGATACGCGGTAAAGGATAAGCTGCTTCTCCTCCCTGTTGAGAAAGTATGCGAGGGATATCGAGTGGTTCAATTGCTGCAGAAAAAGAAGGAGAAAGAAGTCAGTGTATCCTGTAAGACTAACATGTCTGTATAATAATACAGAAAAAATGTCTGTTCACATCATTTTAATAGGCAAGAGTAATAACCACTAACCAGCAGGTTCAAAGAAATTTGCTTGCATTGGAGGTCTGTTGGGATTAATTATAACACGCGTCTTCCAAACTTGAAGAGTTCCATCCCTGGTTACAGTTACCAGTAACCGCAACATTGGTAGCCAAGAAACTGAAGAAATTGG encodes:
- the LOC101299992 gene encoding uncharacterized protein LOC101299992; the encoded protein is MEWTTVQHLDLRHVARSTKPLQPHAAAFHPHQALIAVAIGNYIVEMDALTGCKIASIDIGVPVIRMAYSPTSGHAVIAIHEDGTIRSCDFDAEQTCVLHSPEKKLDQITPDTEVHLALTPLQPVVFFGFHKRMSVTVVGTVEGGRAPTKIKTDLKKPIVNLACHPRHPVLYVAYADGLIRAYNIHTYAVHYTLQIDNTIKLIGAGAFGFHPTLEWIFVGDRRGTLLAWDVSTERPNMIGITQVGSQPISSVSWLPMLRLLVTVTRDGTLQVWKTRVIINPNRPPMQANFFEPAAIEPLDIPRILSQQGGEANMAGADNVKNRAAYTREGRKQLFAVLQGARGSSASVLKEKLSSLGSSGILAEHQLQAQLQEHHMKGHSQLTISDIARKAFLHSVCHAKSAPISRLPLITIVDSKHHLKDAPVCQPFHLELNFFSKENRVLHYPVRAFCIDGSNLMAYNLCSGADSIYKRLHTSVPANVEYHPKYLFYSKKQHIFLVVYEFSGATNEVVLYFENSDSQAANSKCTTIKGRDAAFIGPNENQFAILDDDKTGLALHILPGKATPEANEKNLLADENQSMNTETSAPQGPMQFLFETEVDRIFSTPIESTLMFASHGDQIGLAKLVQGYRLSNAGGHYIATTNEGRKSIKLKLNEIVLQVHWQETLRGYVAGILTTQRVLIVSADLDILAGSSARFDKGLPSFRSLLWVGPALLFSTTTAVSVLGWDGKVRTILSISMPYAVLIGALNDRLLLATPTEINPRQKKGVEIKSCLVGLLEPLLIGFATMQERFEQKLDLPEILYQITSRFDSLRITPRSLDILARGSPVCGDLSVSLSQAGPQFTQVLRGVYAIKALRFSTALSVLKDEFLRSRDYPRCPPTSHLFHRFRQLGYACIKFGQFDSAKETFEVIADYESMLDLFICHLNPSAMRRLAQKLEEDGTDSELRRYCERILRVRSTGWTQGIFANFAAESMVPKGPEWGGGNWEIKTPTNMKAIPQWELAAEVMPYMRTDDGPIPSIIADHIGVYLGSIRGRGNIVEVREDSLVKAFKSAGGDNKPNGVQDSSVKSASDVSKGVPGGGSLMGLETLTKQVASSTVADEQAKAEEEFKKSMYGTADGSSSDEEGTSKAKKLRIRIRDKPVTSTTVDLDKIKEATKQFKLGEGLARPSRTKSLTGSQDLSQILSQPPANSGFPNVRVGSAPGDLFGMDALTQPATVSQQAPTAPGVGMTARPIPEDFFQNTIPSLQVAASLPPPGTYLSRMEQASQGVERNTETFNQVNAPKPNIDLPDGGVPPQATQQGVPLESYGLPDGGVPPQAPRQAAIQQRTQIQSAQPPISTQPLDLSALGIPNSADNGKPSGQPPSPPSAVRPGQVPRGAAATTCFKTGVSHLEQNQLSDALSCFDEAFLALAKDNSRGADIKAQATICAQYKIAVTLLQEIGRLQRVHGPSAISAKDEMARLSRHLGSLPLLAKHRINCIRTAIKRNMEVQNYAYSKQMLELLLSKAPPSKQDELRSLVDMCVQRGLSNKSIDPLEDPSQFCAATLSRLSTIGYDVCDLCGAKFSALATPGCIICGMGSIKRSDALTGPGPVPSPFG